Proteins encoded within one genomic window of Saccharopolyspora pogona:
- a CDS encoding MGMT family protein — protein sequence MDEETVEQVRAVVASIPPGSVLSYGDVAELSGLRSARLVGHILAEDGGDLPWHRVLRSNGTVADHLRRRQLELLRAEGVLADGARIDMRHYRWGA from the coding sequence GTGGACGAGGAGACGGTGGAGCAGGTGCGGGCCGTGGTGGCGTCGATCCCGCCCGGATCGGTGCTGTCCTACGGCGACGTGGCCGAGCTCTCGGGCCTGCGGTCGGCGCGACTGGTGGGCCACATCCTCGCCGAGGACGGCGGCGATCTGCCGTGGCACCGCGTCCTGCGCTCCAACGGCACGGTCGCCGACCACCTGCGCCGCCGCCAGCTGGAACTCCTGCGAGCCGAAGGCGTTCTCGCCGACGGAGCCCGCATCGACATGCGCCACTACCGCTGGGGCGCCTGA
- a CDS encoding TIGR02569 family protein yields MSHTPEPPPPHVRAAFGARVEEPEPLDGAVAWRCGEIVLKSAANTAEAAWVAQTLDLLDPDEVRVSRPVRSTDGRWVVSGWSASRNLAGQAEPRHDDVVAMSLRLHSASRFLARPRFLQARQDIYALADRMAWGEEEYMLPQEKGGRLYDVLAGSRREVQLRPQVVHGDLFGNVLFTEDAPPGIIDFNPYWRSAEWAAAVVVIDALAWGGADPAIVERWSHLSDWPQALLRALLFRLAVHALHPRSSSQTLTGLERASQMVLEVL; encoded by the coding sequence GTGAGTCATACGCCGGAGCCGCCACCGCCGCACGTGCGCGCGGCATTCGGCGCGCGCGTCGAAGAACCCGAGCCGCTGGATGGTGCGGTCGCCTGGCGATGCGGCGAGATCGTGCTCAAGTCCGCCGCCAACACGGCCGAGGCCGCATGGGTGGCGCAGACGCTGGACCTGCTGGATCCCGACGAGGTGCGGGTGTCCCGCCCGGTGCGGTCCACCGACGGGCGCTGGGTGGTGTCCGGCTGGTCGGCCAGCCGGAACCTCGCAGGGCAGGCGGAGCCCCGGCACGACGACGTGGTGGCCATGTCGCTGCGGCTGCACTCGGCGAGCCGGTTCCTGGCCCGGCCGCGGTTCCTCCAGGCGCGGCAGGACATCTACGCCTTGGCCGACCGGATGGCCTGGGGCGAAGAGGAATACATGCTGCCGCAGGAGAAGGGCGGCCGGCTCTACGACGTGCTCGCCGGGTCTCGGCGGGAGGTCCAGCTACGGCCGCAGGTGGTGCACGGGGACCTGTTCGGCAACGTGCTGTTCACAGAGGACGCGCCGCCCGGCATCATCGACTTCAACCCGTACTGGCGGTCCGCCGAGTGGGCCGCGGCGGTGGTGGTGATCGACGCCTTGGCGTGGGGTGGTGCCGACCCGGCCATAGTGGAGCGCTGGTCGCACCTCTCCGATTGGCCGCAGGCGCTGCTGCGCGCCCTGCTGTTCCGGCTCGCGGTGCACGCCCTGCACCCGCGCTCGTCCTCGCAGACCCTCACCGGGCTCGAGCGCGCTTCCCAGATGGTTCTCGAAGTTCTCTGA
- a CDS encoding chitinase: MSKVRKSLLGCAAVAGALTIGAVPALSAETPAPASNTAASPVAASPYLYNGWGNPPKPGEVMSATGIKDFTLAFILSDGGCNPAWDGTRPLDADKAVIDEIRAGGGDVIPSIGGWAGNKLGEFCQDPQSLASAYQKVIDAHGLKAIDIDIEASEFETPAVQDRVLEALKLAKEANPGLQTVVTFPTLNTGPNDVGKRMISRANEIGSNVDVWTQMPFNFGGSDMAADTINATEGLKEVLKSTFGYRDAEAYAHAGISSMNGKTDAGETVDQAAFQKMADYAKEKGLGRFTFWSLNRDRPCDGGGADSCSGVDQQPWEFTKIVAGFQG; the protein is encoded by the coding sequence GTGAGCAAGGTCCGCAAAAGCCTGCTCGGCTGCGCCGCGGTCGCCGGTGCGTTGACCATCGGCGCGGTGCCCGCACTAAGCGCGGAGACCCCGGCCCCGGCCTCGAACACCGCGGCGTCACCGGTCGCCGCGTCCCCGTACCTCTACAACGGCTGGGGCAATCCGCCCAAGCCCGGCGAGGTGATGAGCGCCACCGGCATCAAGGACTTCACCCTGGCCTTCATCCTCTCCGACGGCGGCTGCAACCCGGCCTGGGACGGCACCCGTCCGCTGGACGCCGACAAGGCTGTCATCGACGAGATCCGCGCCGGCGGCGGCGACGTCATCCCGTCCATCGGCGGCTGGGCCGGCAACAAGCTCGGCGAGTTCTGCCAGGACCCGCAGTCGCTGGCCAGCGCCTACCAGAAGGTCATCGACGCCCACGGGCTCAAGGCCATCGACATCGACATCGAGGCCAGCGAGTTCGAGACGCCTGCCGTGCAGGACCGGGTGCTGGAGGCGCTGAAGCTCGCCAAGGAGGCCAACCCGGGCCTGCAGACCGTGGTCACCTTCCCGACGCTGAACACCGGCCCGAACGACGTGGGCAAGCGGATGATCAGCAGGGCCAACGAGATCGGCTCGAACGTCGACGTGTGGACGCAGATGCCGTTCAACTTCGGCGGTTCGGACATGGCGGCCGACACGATCAACGCCACCGAAGGCCTGAAGGAGGTACTCAAGAGCACCTTCGGCTACCGCGACGCGGAGGCCTACGCGCACGCGGGCATCTCGTCGATGAACGGCAAGACCGACGCCGGCGAGACCGTCGACCAGGCCGCGTTCCAGAAGATGGCCGACTACGCCAAGGAGAAGGGCCTCGGCCGCTTCACCTTCTGGTCACTCAACCGGGACCGCCCGTGCGACGGGGGCGGCGCGGACTCCTGCAGCGGCGTCGACCAGCAGCCGTGGGAGTTCACCAAGATCGTGGCGGGCTTCCAGGGCTGA
- the moeZ gene encoding adenylyltransferase/sulfurtransferase MoeZ encodes MSGASSLPPLVEPASELTKEEVARYSRHLIIPDVGMEGQKRLKNAKVLVVGAGGLGSPALLYLAAAGVGTLGIVEFDEVDESNLHRQVIHGQSDLGRPKAESARDSIAEVNPFVKVNLHQTHLTSENALDIFRDYDLILDGTDNFATRYLVNDAAVLLGKPYVWGSIFRFEGQASVFWDQHGPNYRDLYPEPPPPGMVPSCAEGGVLGVLCASIGSIMVNEAIKLITGIGETLLGRLMIYDALEMTYRTVKIRKDPNSTPITELIDYEAFCGVVSDEAQQAAVNSTITPRELKEMFDRGEKFELIDVREPHEYEIVKIEGSKLIPKDRILSGEALAELPQDRKIVLHCKSGGRSAEALAALHRAGFADAVHVGGGVLGWANQVDPSLPTY; translated from the coding sequence ATGTCCGGCGCATCGTCGCTGCCGCCGCTGGTCGAACCGGCGTCGGAGCTGACCAAGGAAGAGGTCGCGCGCTACAGCCGCCACCTGATCATCCCGGATGTCGGGATGGAGGGGCAGAAGCGGCTGAAGAACGCCAAGGTGCTGGTGGTCGGCGCGGGCGGGCTCGGCAGCCCGGCGCTGCTGTACCTGGCCGCGGCCGGGGTGGGCACGCTCGGCATCGTGGAGTTCGACGAGGTCGACGAGTCCAACCTGCACCGCCAGGTCATCCACGGCCAGTCCGACCTCGGGCGGCCCAAGGCGGAATCGGCCCGCGACTCCATCGCCGAGGTCAACCCGTTCGTCAAGGTCAACCTGCACCAGACGCACCTGACCTCGGAGAACGCGCTCGACATCTTCCGCGACTACGACCTGATCCTGGACGGCACGGACAACTTCGCCACCCGGTACCTGGTGAACGACGCCGCGGTGCTGCTCGGCAAGCCGTACGTGTGGGGCTCGATCTTCCGCTTCGAGGGCCAGGCCAGCGTCTTCTGGGACCAGCACGGACCGAACTACCGCGACCTGTACCCGGAGCCGCCGCCGCCCGGCATGGTGCCGTCCTGCGCCGAGGGCGGCGTCCTGGGCGTGCTGTGCGCGTCGATCGGTTCGATCATGGTCAACGAGGCCATCAAGCTGATCACCGGCATCGGGGAGACCCTACTGGGCCGCCTGATGATCTACGACGCGCTGGAGATGACCTACCGCACGGTCAAGATCCGCAAGGACCCGAACTCGACGCCGATCACCGAGCTGATCGACTACGAGGCGTTCTGCGGCGTGGTCTCCGACGAAGCCCAGCAGGCGGCGGTGAACAGCACGATCACCCCGCGCGAGCTGAAGGAGATGTTCGACCGGGGCGAGAAGTTCGAGCTCATCGACGTCCGGGAGCCGCACGAGTACGAGATCGTCAAGATCGAGGGCTCCAAGCTGATCCCGAAGGACCGCATCCTCTCCGGCGAGGCGCTGGCCGAGTTGCCGCAGGACCGCAAGATCGTCCTGCATTGCAAGTCCGGTGGCCGTTCCGCGGAGGCGCTGGCGGCGCTGCACCGGGCGGGCTTCGCCGACGCGGTGCACGTCGGCGGCGGCGTCCTGGGCTGGGCCAACCAGGTCGACCCGAGCCTGCCGACGTACTGA
- a CDS encoding uroporphyrinogen-III synthase: protein MQGVLSGFTVGVTAERKAAEIGAMFTRRGARVLFGAAMHTVPLPEDGELAAATEEVLAAPVDHVVAVTGVGFRGWIEAAQANGVGDRLLAQLRSAEILARGAKARGAVRGAGLVESWTSPSEESAEVLEHLLARDLSGKRVVLQVHGDPMLQFREALRAAGTEVVPVTVYRWTDPVDLPALDRLIDAVVRGEVDALPFTSAPAATNLLARADRTGRGESFREALRNKVFIACVGPVTAAPIDAAGLPYTMPDRARTASLVRLVADELPKRTGK, encoded by the coding sequence GTGCAGGGAGTGTTGAGCGGCTTCACCGTCGGCGTGACGGCGGAGCGCAAGGCCGCTGAGATCGGGGCGATGTTCACCCGGCGCGGTGCCCGCGTGCTCTTCGGGGCGGCGATGCACACGGTGCCGTTGCCCGAGGACGGCGAGTTGGCCGCAGCGACCGAGGAAGTCCTGGCCGCGCCGGTCGATCACGTCGTCGCGGTCACCGGGGTCGGGTTCCGAGGCTGGATCGAGGCGGCGCAGGCCAACGGCGTCGGTGACCGGTTGTTGGCTCAGCTGCGCTCGGCCGAGATCCTGGCGCGTGGTGCGAAGGCGCGGGGCGCGGTTCGCGGCGCCGGGTTGGTGGAGTCGTGGACCTCGCCGTCGGAGGAGTCGGCCGAGGTCTTGGAGCACTTGCTGGCACGCGATCTCAGCGGGAAGCGGGTTGTGCTCCAGGTGCACGGCGATCCGATGTTGCAGTTCCGCGAGGCCTTGCGAGCGGCCGGTACCGAGGTGGTGCCGGTGACCGTCTACCGGTGGACGGATCCGGTGGATCTGCCCGCGCTGGACCGGTTGATCGACGCAGTGGTTCGGGGCGAGGTGGATGCGCTGCCGTTCACAAGCGCTCCGGCCGCGACGAACCTGCTGGCACGTGCGGATCGCACCGGGCGGGGCGAGTCGTTCCGAGAAGCGTTGCGCAACAAGGTTTTCATCGCCTGCGTCGGACCGGTCACGGCGGCGCCGATCGACGCCGCGGGCCTGCCGTACACGATGCCGGACCGCGCCCGCACTGCGTCCCTGGTGCGGCTAGTGGCCGACGAATTGCCGAAGCGCACGGGGAAGTAG
- a CDS encoding ATP-dependent helicase, producing the protein MATAAGRTEISPHRIAQALGLHPPTPEQAAVIAAPAEPALVVAGAGAGKTETMAARVVWLVANQLVTPERILGLTFTRKAARQLADRVRARLRRLAGSGLLDEVDPSGQLRSAVLTEEPTVLTYHAYAGRLVGEHGLRVPVEPGARLLSETASWQLAHNVVATWTEDIDTDKVPSTVTGYLLSLAGELAEHLVSPDDLRTHAEKLCHAVENAPRAKGQRANLPQDLVKVVVAQRLRFALMPLVEEYAQRKRREGAMDFADQMSLAALLAAEHPEVVDGERARYGAVLLDEYQDTGHAQRVLLRSLFGRERPLPVTAVGDPAQAIYGWRGASAANLPRFTTDFPRIEEGRETPAHRYGLLTSFRNPAEVLHVANAVSGPLRETGLEVDELRARDGAEAGDIRLALSEHVRAERDWVADQVTAQWQATLDETGRPPTAAVLVRRRADMTDIAAALRERGLPVEVVGLGGLLDEPEVRDLVSALRLLVDPLAGTAAMRLLTGSRWRLGAADIAALWDRARELGAQAFGTPETADPSAVVTAALPGENAEQAGLVDALDDPGDAQRYSGDGYRRIRRLGRELATLRRRLDQPLPELVADVERTLLLDIESMARPVGAGRIHLDAFADAVTAFATASPSATLPALLDYLEAAERAEDGLEPGEVEVAEDRVQVLTVHAAKGLEWQVVAVPHLVNDVFPGKRKSSSWLRSVTELPAELRGDAEDLPRLDVDRLSGLDRKELTEALGIHDEEFEERRLAEERRLLYVAVTRSERTLLLSGHWWGENGDRPKGPSGFLRQLAEVLRGSGTGDIDLWTPEPDEDATNPLADAMRCAEWPVDPLGPRRAAVAEGAGLVRAVMSTVDDAEPEDDEDGWSRDVDVLLAERAAAAQRREQVRLPDHLSVSQLVELAGDSDSLARRLRRPLPFPPNPMTRRGTAFHAWLEHRFTSTALLDFDELPGAADESAPVHEDLAELQRAFLAGSWADRTPHRVEVPFETQVEGVVLRGRMDAVFADADGGWTVLDWKTGAVPGGDQVPALSVQLAAYRLAWAELSGTPLSKVRAAFHYVRHDYTLRPADLLDADGLRNLITSVPAAR; encoded by the coding sequence GTGGCTACCGCCGCTGGTAGAACGGAAATCAGTCCACATCGGATCGCGCAGGCGCTCGGGCTGCACCCGCCGACCCCCGAGCAGGCCGCCGTGATCGCCGCGCCCGCCGAACCGGCGCTGGTCGTGGCGGGTGCGGGCGCTGGGAAGACGGAGACGATGGCCGCCCGCGTGGTCTGGCTGGTCGCCAACCAGCTGGTGACGCCGGAGCGCATCCTCGGCCTGACGTTCACCCGCAAGGCCGCGCGGCAGCTCGCCGACCGGGTACGCGCCCGGCTGCGCCGGCTCGCCGGGTCCGGGCTGCTCGACGAGGTCGATCCCAGCGGGCAGCTGCGCTCCGCGGTGCTGACCGAGGAGCCCACGGTGCTGACCTACCACGCCTACGCGGGGCGGCTCGTCGGCGAGCACGGGCTGCGGGTACCGGTCGAGCCGGGCGCGCGACTGCTGAGCGAGACGGCGTCCTGGCAGCTCGCGCACAACGTGGTCGCGACCTGGACCGAGGACATCGACACCGACAAGGTTCCGTCCACTGTGACCGGTTACCTGCTGTCGCTGGCCGGCGAGCTCGCCGAACACCTGGTGAGCCCGGACGACCTGCGCACGCACGCCGAAAAGCTCTGCCACGCGGTCGAGAACGCGCCGCGGGCCAAGGGGCAGCGCGCGAACCTTCCGCAGGACCTGGTGAAAGTCGTTGTCGCGCAACGCTTGCGGTTCGCTCTGATGCCGCTGGTCGAGGAGTACGCGCAGCGCAAGCGGCGCGAAGGCGCGATGGACTTCGCCGACCAGATGTCGCTGGCCGCGCTGCTGGCCGCCGAACACCCGGAAGTCGTCGACGGCGAACGCGCCCGGTACGGCGCGGTGCTGCTGGACGAGTACCAGGACACCGGCCACGCGCAACGGGTTCTGCTGCGCTCGCTGTTCGGGCGCGAGCGCCCGCTGCCGGTCACCGCGGTCGGCGACCCGGCACAGGCCATCTACGGCTGGCGCGGCGCGAGCGCGGCGAACCTCCCGCGCTTCACCACCGACTTCCCGCGCATCGAGGAAGGCCGAGAGACTCCGGCGCACCGGTACGGGCTGCTGACGAGCTTCCGCAACCCGGCGGAAGTCCTGCACGTCGCCAACGCGGTTTCGGGGCCGCTGCGCGAAACCGGCCTGGAAGTCGACGAGCTGCGCGCCAGGGACGGCGCCGAGGCCGGCGATATCCGGCTGGCGCTGAGCGAACACGTGCGGGCCGAACGCGACTGGGTCGCCGACCAGGTCACCGCGCAGTGGCAGGCGACGCTGGACGAGACGGGACGGCCGCCGACCGCGGCGGTGCTGGTGCGCCGCCGTGCCGACATGACCGACATCGCGGCGGCGCTGCGGGAACGCGGTCTGCCGGTCGAGGTCGTCGGGCTCGGCGGGCTGCTCGACGAGCCCGAGGTGCGCGACCTGGTCAGCGCACTGCGGCTGCTGGTGGACCCGCTCGCCGGGACGGCAGCGATGCGGCTGCTCACCGGCTCGCGCTGGCGCCTCGGGGCGGCCGACATCGCGGCGCTGTGGGATCGCGCGCGGGAGCTCGGCGCGCAGGCCTTCGGGACACCGGAGACCGCCGATCCCTCTGCTGTGGTCACCGCGGCGCTGCCGGGCGAGAACGCTGAGCAGGCCGGGCTGGTGGACGCGCTTGACGATCCCGGCGATGCGCAGCGCTATTCCGGCGACGGCTACCGGCGCATCCGACGCCTGGGACGCGAGCTCGCCACCTTGCGGCGCCGCCTCGACCAGCCGCTGCCGGAACTCGTCGCGGACGTCGAGCGGACGTTGCTGCTGGACATCGAGAGCATGGCGCGGCCGGTCGGCGCGGGGAGGATCCACCTTGACGCGTTCGCCGACGCGGTCACCGCCTTCGCCACCGCGAGCCCGTCGGCCACGCTGCCCGCGCTGCTGGACTACCTGGAAGCGGCCGAACGCGCCGAAGACGGCCTGGAACCAGGCGAGGTCGAGGTCGCCGAGGACCGCGTCCAAGTGCTCACCGTGCACGCGGCCAAGGGCCTGGAGTGGCAGGTCGTCGCCGTGCCGCACCTCGTCAACGACGTCTTCCCCGGCAAGCGGAAGTCCTCGTCGTGGCTGCGCTCGGTCACCGAACTGCCCGCCGAACTGCGCGGCGACGCCGAAGACCTGCCCCGGCTCGACGTCGACCGGCTGTCCGGGCTTGACCGCAAGGAACTCACCGAGGCGCTCGGGATCCACGACGAGGAGTTCGAGGAGCGCCGGCTCGCCGAGGAGCGGCGGCTGCTCTACGTCGCGGTGACGCGCTCGGAGCGGACGTTGCTGTTGTCCGGGCACTGGTGGGGCGAGAACGGCGACCGGCCCAAGGGGCCGTCGGGCTTCCTGCGGCAGCTGGCCGAGGTGCTCCGCGGGTCCGGGACCGGGGACATCGACCTGTGGACGCCGGAACCCGACGAGGACGCGACGAACCCGCTCGCCGATGCCATGCGGTGCGCGGAGTGGCCGGTGGACCCGCTGGGTCCGCGCCGCGCGGCGGTGGCCGAAGGCGCGGGGCTCGTGCGGGCCGTGATGTCCACTGTGGATGATGCGGAGCCGGAGGACGACGAGGACGGGTGGTCGCGGGACGTTGACGTGCTGCTGGCCGAGCGCGCGGCGGCGGCGCAGCGGCGGGAGCAGGTGCGGCTGCCGGACCACCTGTCGGTGAGCCAACTCGTCGAACTCGCCGGTGATTCCGACAGCCTCGCCCGGCGGCTGCGCCGACCGCTGCCGTTCCCGCCGAACCCGATGACCCGCCGCGGCACCGCGTTCCACGCCTGGCTGGAGCACCGGTTCACCTCGACCGCGCTGCTGGACTTCGACGAACTGCCCGGCGCAGCCGACGAATCCGCGCCGGTGCACGAGGACCTGGCCGAGCTGCAGCGGGCGTTCCTCGCCGGATCCTGGGCCGACCGCACGCCGCACCGCGTCGAGGTGCCGTTCGAGACACAGGTCGAGGGCGTGGTGCTGCGCGGCCGGATGGACGCGGTGTTCGCCGACGCCGACGGAGGCTGGACGGTCCTCGACTGGAAGACCGGCGCGGTGCCGGGAGGCGACCAGGTCCCGGCGCTGTCGGTGCAGCTCGCCGCGTACCGGCTGGCCTGGGCGGAACTGTCCGGAACGCCGCTGTCGAAGGTCCGCGCGGCGTTCCACTACGTCCGCCACGACTACACGCTCCGCCCGGCCGACCTCCTCGATGCCGACGGCCTCCGGAACCTCATCACCTCGGTCCCCGCCGCGCGGTGA
- a CDS encoding ATP-dependent helicase, with protein sequence MPSPTTPVLVRRAETTRRRTNWDAAGQRALAHRYGLLRLLGGPGTGKSTLIAQLAADRIRNHEVSPENVLVLTGSRRAAAWMRTEITRLLTGSSEELRTAPEPLVRTVHSYAFAVLRLQAVRDQLPPPQLLNGPDQDALVRDLLAGDVETGAKDWPETLRPALTVPGFAEELRDLLLRAAERGVGPERLVNLGRRHNRPEWIAAGRFARQYEQVTLLRGAGGAQAPALDAAELVGSALLAFDTDPRLLAAEQDRVRYVLVDDAQHLDPQQYWLIRRLGDTATEFVLAGDPDQAVYSFRGADPRCLLDADPDGTNTEVLTVDHRMSKAVREAVQRLASRLPGTGPQRELVEPENGRGGSIQVRLLATEAQEAAWVADQLRRAHLLDEIAWSDMAVVVRSTGLSLPVLRRALLAAGVPIALPVDDLPLAQRNAVRPLLTLLRCAARPQALDADAAAELLASSLGGADPLALRRLRRGLRRLELAAGGSRASGELLVEVLQDGDRLAALEDSAAEPARRLAALLRNTADSVAAGHTVEETLWRAWKASGLEKRWVAQSERHGAVGVQADRDLDAVVSLFDAAAQYVDRLPGADVASFADYLTSQQIAGSSLAPTAPRDNSVSVLTAHAASGREWEVVAIPGVQEGIWPDLRLRGSLLGVERLVDVLSGVDAERVSATAPLLAEERRLLLVAASRARRNLLVSAVRGEDEQPSRFLDELEGVVSDPDAVERPIARPERGLALGDLVGELRRVVCDAEAEPQRRQRAAAQLARLANAGVPGASPEAWYGLPESSSSTPLVAGDDPVKVSPSTVDVLAKCPLRWMVERHGGQDTAELASVTGTLVHALVQAAADGADTDQLHKALDEAWESVDAGAPWFSRKERKRVEGMLDAFLSWLVQSRAELTQVGVEKDLDVTVPGRAGGPWLRLRGRVDRLEADADGRPVVVDVKTGKTPVSKGDAEEHPQLAVYQLAAALGAFGEGEEPGGARLLYVAKSDRKGAATERVQQALDAERIEVWLDVVHTAAASSLGPAYVASENSDCDRCPARTCCPVHPSGRQVAQ encoded by the coding sequence GTGCCATCCCCGACCACGCCCGTCCTCGTTCGCCGAGCTGAAACCACTCGTCGGCGGACGAACTGGGACGCAGCCGGGCAGCGGGCGTTGGCGCATCGCTACGGCCTCCTCCGGCTCCTCGGTGGACCAGGCACCGGCAAGAGCACGCTGATCGCGCAGCTGGCCGCCGACCGCATCCGCAACCACGAGGTGTCGCCGGAGAACGTCCTGGTCCTGACCGGGAGCCGGCGCGCTGCTGCCTGGATGCGCACCGAGATCACCAGGTTGCTCACCGGTTCTTCGGAAGAACTGCGCACCGCACCCGAACCGCTGGTCCGGACCGTCCACTCGTACGCCTTCGCGGTGCTGCGGTTGCAGGCGGTGCGCGACCAGCTACCGCCCCCGCAGCTGCTCAACGGCCCGGACCAGGACGCACTCGTGCGAGACCTGCTGGCCGGAGATGTCGAGACCGGTGCGAAGGACTGGCCGGAGACGCTGCGACCGGCGTTGACCGTGCCCGGCTTCGCCGAGGAACTGCGGGATCTGCTGCTGCGCGCTGCGGAACGTGGCGTCGGGCCCGAGCGGCTGGTCAACCTCGGCCGCCGGCACAACCGTCCGGAATGGATCGCCGCCGGTCGGTTCGCGCGGCAGTACGAGCAGGTCACGCTGCTGCGCGGGGCGGGCGGCGCGCAAGCCCCCGCACTGGACGCCGCGGAGCTGGTCGGCTCGGCGCTGCTGGCGTTCGACACCGATCCCAGGCTGCTGGCGGCCGAGCAGGACCGGGTGCGCTACGTGCTCGTCGACGACGCGCAGCACCTGGACCCCCAGCAGTACTGGCTGATCCGGCGGCTCGGGGACACGGCCACCGAGTTCGTGCTGGCCGGCGACCCCGACCAGGCCGTGTACTCCTTCCGCGGCGCCGACCCGCGCTGCCTGCTGGACGCCGACCCGGACGGCACGAACACCGAGGTCCTCACCGTCGACCACCGCATGTCCAAGGCGGTCCGGGAGGCGGTGCAGCGGCTGGCCTCGCGGCTGCCTGGGACGGGCCCCCAGCGCGAGCTGGTCGAGCCCGAGAACGGGCGAGGTGGTTCGATCCAGGTGCGCCTGCTGGCCACCGAGGCGCAGGAGGCCGCGTGGGTGGCGGATCAGCTCCGCCGAGCCCACCTGCTCGACGAGATCGCCTGGTCGGACATGGCCGTCGTGGTCCGGTCGACCGGCCTGTCGCTTCCGGTGCTTCGCCGCGCGTTGCTGGCCGCCGGTGTGCCCATCGCGCTGCCGGTCGACGACCTTCCGCTAGCGCAGCGCAATGCCGTCCGGCCGCTGCTGACGCTGCTGCGCTGCGCTGCGCGCCCGCAGGCGCTAGACGCGGACGCTGCAGCTGAGCTGCTCGCCTCGTCGCTCGGCGGCGCCGATCCGCTCGCGCTGCGGCGGCTTCGCCGGGGGCTGCGCCGCCTGGAGCTCGCCGCAGGCGGGAGCCGGGCCAGCGGCGAGCTGCTGGTGGAGGTGCTGCAGGACGGCGACCGCCTCGCTGCTCTGGAAGATTCCGCCGCCGAGCCTGCTCGCCGCCTCGCGGCGCTGCTGCGCAACACGGCCGACTCCGTCGCCGCCGGGCACACCGTGGAAGAAACGCTGTGGCGGGCGTGGAAGGCCAGCGGTCTGGAGAAGCGCTGGGTGGCGCAGTCGGAGCGGCACGGCGCGGTCGGGGTGCAGGCCGACCGCGATCTCGACGCCGTGGTGTCGCTGTTCGACGCGGCCGCCCAGTACGTCGACAGGTTGCCGGGTGCGGACGTCGCCAGTTTCGCGGATTACCTGACCAGCCAGCAGATCGCGGGTAGCTCGCTGGCGCCCACCGCCCCCCGGGACAACTCCGTGTCGGTGCTGACGGCGCATGCCGCGAGCGGCCGGGAGTGGGAGGTCGTGGCGATTCCCGGTGTGCAGGAAGGCATTTGGCCCGACCTGCGGCTGCGCGGATCACTGCTCGGCGTGGAGCGGCTGGTCGACGTGCTGTCCGGGGTGGACGCCGAGCGGGTGTCGGCCACCGCGCCGCTGCTGGCCGAGGAGCGGCGGCTGCTGCTCGTCGCGGCGAGCCGGGCGCGGCGGAACCTGCTGGTCAGCGCGGTGCGCGGGGAGGACGAGCAGCCCTCGCGGTTCCTGGACGAGCTGGAGGGCGTGGTCAGCGACCCCGATGCGGTGGAGCGGCCGATCGCGCGCCCGGAACGCGGCCTGGCGCTCGGGGATCTGGTCGGCGAGCTGCGGCGGGTGGTGTGCGATGCGGAGGCGGAGCCGCAGCGGCGGCAGCGGGCGGCGGCGCAGCTCGCGCGGCTGGCCAACGCCGGCGTTCCGGGCGCCAGCCCGGAGGCCTGGTACGGGTTGCCGGAGAGCTCCAGCTCGACGCCGCTGGTGGCCGGTGACGATCCGGTCAAGGTGTCGCCGTCCACTGTGGACGTCTTGGCGAAGTGCCCGCTGCGCTGGATGGTCGAGCGGCACGGCGGCCAGGACACGGCCGAACTAGCCTCCGTCACCGGCACCCTCGTGCACGCGCTCGTGCAGGCCGCCGCCGACGGCGCGGACACCGACCAGCTGCACAAGGCCCTGGACGAGGCCTGGGAATCCGTTGACGCCGGTGCGCCGTGGTTCTCCCGCAAGGAGCGCAAGCGCGTGGAGGGCATGCTCGACGCGTTCCTGAGCTGGCTGGTCCAGTCCCGGGCCGAACTCACGCAGGTCGGCGTGGAGAAGGACCTGGACGTCACGGTTCCGGGCCGGGCGGGCGGTCCGTGGCTGCGACTGCGCGGACGCGTGGACCGGCTGGAGGCCGATGCCGACGGCCGACCGGTGGTGGTCGACGTCAAGACCGGGAAGACACCGGTCAGCAAGGGCGATGCGGAGGAGCACCCGCAGCTGGCGGTGTACCAGCTGGCCGCCGCGCTGGGCGCGTTCGGCGAGGGCGAGGAACCCGGCGGGGCGCGGCTGCTGTACGTCGCGAAGTCGGACCGCAAGGGCGCGGCCACCGAACGCGTCCAGCAGGCGCTGGACGCCGAGCGGATCGAGGTGTGGCTTGACGTGGTGCACACCGCCGCCGCTTCGAGCCTCGGACCTGCCTATGTGGCCAGCGAGAACTCGGACTGCGATCGTTGTCCGGCCCGCACCTGCTGCCCGGTCCACCCGTCCGGAAGACAGGTCGCGCAGTGA